Proteins from a genomic interval of Ferrovibrio terrae:
- a CDS encoding Acg family FMN-binding oxidoreductase, with protein sequence MAVSRRGFIRVIGGGVVGTALVGGGLQGCDRMPASAVAPWNGAPAGETDPRQRALSWALLAPNPHNMQPWLVDLRREGEILLHVDRTRLLPETDPFARQIVIGHGTFLELLVLAAGADGYRCEIDYFPQGQPAEGEVDDRPLARIRLQRDSVTNDPLFAQIPHRRSTKEPYLAQALQPDHARDLQVAHRAGPAQLTITSDAALAAGLRGITERAMLIELQTPRALKESIDRLRVGADAIAAQPDGIELHGPFFWWLSKLGLMTPEKAMTPGTMAWQGGIDYALGWARATPAFGWLTTVANDRVSQIEAGRAYVRLNLKATELGVVMHPVSQVLQEYPEMAALQRDFAAMIGVAAGQTVQMLFRLGYSDPVPPSPRRPLDALLMS encoded by the coding sequence ATGGCGGTTTCGCGACGGGGTTTTATCAGGGTGATTGGCGGCGGTGTGGTGGGCACTGCGCTGGTCGGTGGCGGCCTGCAGGGCTGCGATCGCATGCCGGCGAGCGCCGTGGCGCCGTGGAATGGGGCGCCTGCAGGCGAGACCGATCCGCGCCAGCGCGCGCTCAGCTGGGCTTTGCTGGCGCCCAATCCGCATAACATGCAGCCCTGGCTGGTCGATCTGCGCCGCGAGGGCGAAATCCTGCTGCATGTCGACCGCACGCGACTGCTGCCGGAAACCGATCCCTTTGCGCGCCAGATCGTCATCGGGCATGGCACCTTTCTCGAACTGCTGGTGCTGGCCGCCGGCGCAGACGGCTATCGCTGCGAGATCGACTACTTCCCGCAAGGCCAGCCGGCCGAAGGCGAGGTGGATGATCGCCCGCTGGCCCGCATCCGTCTGCAGCGCGACAGTGTGACCAATGATCCGCTGTTCGCGCAAATTCCGCACCGGCGCTCCACCAAAGAGCCGTATCTGGCGCAGGCACTGCAGCCAGATCATGCCCGCGACTTGCAGGTGGCGCATCGCGCGGGTCCTGCACAACTGACCATCACCAGCGATGCGGCACTGGCGGCTGGCTTACGCGGCATCACCGAGCGGGCAATGCTGATTGAACTGCAGACGCCGCGTGCCCTGAAGGAAAGCATCGATCGCCTGCGCGTCGGCGCCGATGCCATCGCGGCCCAGCCGGATGGGATCGAACTGCACGGACCGTTCTTCTGGTGGTTGTCGAAACTCGGCCTGATGACGCCGGAGAAAGCAATGACGCCCGGCACCATGGCCTGGCAGGGTGGCATCGACTACGCGCTCGGCTGGGCACGCGCCACGCCGGCGTTTGGCTGGCTGACCACAGTGGCGAATGATCGCGTCAGCCAGATCGAGGCCGGCCGCGCCTATGTGCGGCTCAACCTGAAGGCCACCGAGCTCGGCGTTGTCATGCATCCGGTTAGCCAGGTGCTGCAGGAATATCCGGAGATGGCCGCGTTACAGCGCGACTTCGCCGCGATGATTGGCGTTGCAGCCGGCCAGACGGTGCAAATGCTCTTCCGCCTCGGCTATTCTGACCCCGTGCCGCCGTCGCCGCGACGGCCGCTGGATGCCTTGTTGATGAGCTGA
- the ilvC gene encoding ketol-acid reductoisomerase: MRVYYDRDADLNLIKGKKVVIVGYGSQGHAHAMNLKDSGVKNIAVALRKGSAGTKKAEEAGFKVMTPTEAAKWADVVMVLTPDEGQSDLWTNDLRDNMKEGAALAFAHGLNIHFNLIEPRKDLDVFMIAPKGPGHTVRSEYLKGGGVPSLVAVHQNASGNALEIALSYASANGGGKAGIIETTFQEECETDLFGEQVVLCGGLVELIKAGYETLVEAGYAPEMAYFECLHEVKLIVDLIYEGGIANMNYSISNTAEYGEYVTGPRIVTAETKAEMKRVLQDIQSGRFTRNWMLENKVNQTSFKATRAALAKHPIEEVGAKLRAMMPWIAKNKLVDKARSN; this comes from the coding sequence ATGCGTGTTTATTACGACCGCGATGCGGACCTGAACCTGATCAAGGGCAAGAAGGTTGTCATCGTCGGCTACGGCAGCCAGGGCCATGCCCATGCGATGAACCTGAAAGACAGCGGCGTGAAGAATATCGCCGTTGCGCTGCGCAAGGGCTCGGCCGGCACGAAGAAGGCCGAAGAGGCCGGCTTCAAGGTGATGACCCCGACCGAAGCCGCCAAGTGGGCCGATGTCGTGATGGTGCTGACGCCGGATGAAGGCCAGTCGGACCTGTGGACCAACGACCTGCGTGACAACATGAAGGAAGGCGCCGCGCTTGCCTTCGCGCATGGCCTGAACATCCACTTCAACCTGATCGAGCCGCGCAAGGACCTCGACGTCTTCATGATCGCGCCGAAGGGCCCCGGTCACACCGTGCGTTCGGAATACCTCAAGGGCGGCGGCGTGCCGTCGCTGGTTGCCGTGCACCAGAATGCCTCGGGCAACGCGCTGGAAATCGCGCTGAGCTACGCCTCGGCCAATGGCGGCGGCAAGGCCGGCATCATCGAGACCACCTTCCAGGAAGAATGCGAAACCGACCTGTTCGGCGAGCAGGTGGTGCTCTGCGGCGGCCTGGTCGAGCTGATCAAGGCCGGCTACGAGACGCTGGTCGAAGCCGGCTACGCCCCGGAAATGGCCTATTTCGAGTGCCTGCATGAAGTGAAGCTGATCGTGGACCTGATCTACGAAGGCGGCATCGCCAACATGAACTACTCGATCTCGAACACGGCCGAATACGGTGAATACGTCACCGGTCCGCGCATCGTGACCGCCGAGACCAAGGCCGAGATGAAGCGCGTGCTGCAGGACATCCAGTCCGGTCGCTTCACCCGCAACTGGATGCTGGAAAACAAGGTCAATCAGACCTCGTTCAAGGCGACCCGTGCGGCGCTGGCCAAGCATCCGATCGAGGAAGTCGGCGCCAAGCTGCGCGCCATGATGCCCTGGATCGCCAAGAACAAGCTGGTCGACAAGGCCCGCTCGAACTAA